A region of uncultured Carboxylicivirga sp. DNA encodes the following proteins:
- a CDS encoding sugar transferase — translation MASGGASKYKNSTKRIENRYRWSSLHDLIKSHGEEVYSFITENASLTQEKVLVRKLNQPTSILSESGLNVLVDFNSLSFEYGQSYLYQLNYLLKDGGILFCNVDQSSKKLIEFKPSKSKSKAEVMGRLVNAGFSIIDFRNINGSLHLCVMKIDLPKSEPGGSDRLIIPMTRIGKDGKELKVFKIRTMYPYSEYLQEYVVGMNGYNDKGKPKNDFRLTKLGRFVRKYWIDELPQLYNLIKGELAIVGVRPLSKARFMELPDDVRTMRVTYKPGCVPPYVALNMPDSQGNIEAERIYFKEKEKYPHWIDIKYFFMALFNVLSGRIHSS, via the coding sequence ATGGCATCAGGTGGGGCTTCTAAATATAAAAACTCAACTAAAAGAATCGAGAATCGATATCGTTGGAGTAGTTTACATGATTTAATCAAAAGTCATGGAGAAGAAGTCTATTCTTTTATAACCGAAAATGCCTCATTAACTCAGGAAAAAGTACTTGTAAGAAAATTAAATCAGCCAACATCAATCCTGTCTGAATCAGGATTGAATGTATTGGTGGATTTCAATTCTTTATCATTTGAATATGGTCAGAGTTATTTATACCAGCTAAACTATTTACTTAAGGATGGTGGTATTTTATTTTGTAACGTTGATCAATCATCAAAGAAATTAATAGAATTTAAGCCTAGTAAGTCTAAATCTAAGGCAGAAGTAATGGGGCGTCTTGTAAATGCAGGATTTTCCATTATTGATTTTAGAAATATTAATGGTTCGTTGCATCTCTGCGTAATGAAGATTGATTTGCCTAAATCTGAACCTGGAGGTTCTGATAGGTTAATTATACCAATGACGCGTATTGGAAAAGATGGTAAAGAGCTTAAGGTTTTCAAGATAAGAACGATGTATCCGTATTCAGAGTATCTTCAGGAATATGTGGTTGGGATGAATGGTTATAATGATAAAGGAAAACCAAAGAATGATTTTCGATTGACAAAGTTGGGGAGGTTTGTACGTAAATACTGGATTGATGAATTACCTCAGTTGTATAACCTTATTAAAGGAGAATTAGCCATAGTAGGTGTTAGACCATTAAGTAAGGCACGATTTATGGAATTACCAGATGATGTCCGGACTATGAGAGTGACTTATAAACCGGGTTGTGTACCACCATATGTTGCATTAAATATGCCCGATAGTCAGGGGAATATTGAAGCGGAAAGAATCTATTTTAAAGAAAAGGAAAAGTATCCTCACTGGATTGATATAAAGTACTTTTTTATGGCTTTATTTAATGTGCTTTCAGGTAGGATTCATAGTTCATAG
- a CDS encoding AMP-binding protein has product MNCVDYLLSEHTGNRELFVLGRSEELSFSDLTKSVLILSNWLKENIGADKKILLLSPNSSFFIISYLAIMKSGNVVVPLNPAIEADQYHYIKSICETDHVFMVKQVCKRLKLDDNFIWGEEFINSIASLEIDQNWTEEPIDENKLAQIIFTSGSTSLPKGVMLSHKNLIANTKSIISYLQLEERDIMEVVLPFYYCYGLSLLHTHLKVGGKIVLNNTFIFIGSVLSDLEKYKCTGFAGVPSHFQILLRKSDSFKNTSFPELRYVTQAGGKLHTTFIKEFRDSKPETMFYVMYGQTEATARLSFLPPDLLDSKSGSLGKGIPFVELKVVDDNGVEVKPGVVGEIIAKGDNVMLGYYMDEDETNTAIINGWLHTGDLATVDEEGFIYHAARKKEIIKVGGRRVSPKEIEEVIVGMAGVIDCTVEAVKDEFLGEGIKAVVVLNKEYKYITVNDIKEHCASKLTAYKVPGIIEFNDNVDVNAAGKKVKKL; this is encoded by the coding sequence ATGAATTGTGTTGATTATTTACTTTCGGAACATACCGGTAATAGAGAATTATTTGTTTTGGGAAGGTCTGAAGAGCTTAGTTTTTCTGACCTTACTAAGTCAGTTCTTATTCTATCAAACTGGTTGAAAGAGAATATTGGAGCAGATAAAAAAATTCTCTTATTATCCCCGAATAGCTCTTTCTTTATTATAAGTTACTTAGCCATAATGAAGTCGGGTAATGTGGTGGTGCCATTAAATCCGGCTATAGAGGCTGATCAATACCATTACATAAAAAGTATATGTGAGACAGATCATGTTTTTATGGTAAAGCAGGTTTGTAAAAGACTAAAACTGGATGATAATTTTATTTGGGGTGAAGAGTTTATAAATTCAATTGCTTCGTTGGAAATTGACCAGAACTGGACTGAAGAGCCAATTGATGAGAATAAGTTAGCTCAGATAATTTTTACTTCAGGATCGACTTCTTTGCCTAAAGGAGTGATGTTGTCACACAAAAATTTAATTGCCAACACAAAATCAATTATTAGCTATCTGCAACTTGAGGAAAGAGATATAATGGAGGTTGTTCTGCCATTTTATTATTGCTATGGCCTATCTTTATTGCATACTCATCTTAAGGTTGGAGGTAAGATAGTTTTGAATAATACATTTATCTTTATAGGTTCTGTATTAAGTGATCTGGAGAAATATAAATGTACTGGTTTTGCAGGTGTTCCAAGCCATTTTCAAATTCTTTTACGAAAATCTGATTCGTTTAAAAATACTTCATTTCCGGAATTAAGATATGTAACTCAGGCTGGAGGTAAATTACATACAACTTTTATTAAGGAGTTCAGGGATTCAAAACCTGAAACCATGTTTTATGTAATGTATGGACAGACAGAAGCTACTGCACGACTTTCATTTCTTCCCCCTGATTTATTAGATAGTAAATCAGGATCTTTGGGAAAAGGTATTCCCTTTGTAGAATTAAAAGTTGTAGATGATAACGGTGTAGAGGTGAAACCCGGTGTTGTTGGAGAAATTATTGCCAAAGGGGATAATGTAATGCTGGGGTATTATATGGATGAAGATGAGACCAATACTGCAATTATAAATGGATGGTTACACACAGGTGATTTAGCTACTGTTGATGAAGAGGGTTTTATTTATCATGCTGCCCGTAAGAAGGAGATTATTAAAGTTGGAGGTCGAAGAGTCAGCCCGAAAGAAATAGAAGAGGTGATTGTTGGCATGGCTGGTGTTATTGATTGCACTGTCGAGGCGGTTAAAGATGAATTTTTAGGGGAAGGAATTAAGGCTGTTGTTGTGTTGAATAAAGAATATAAATATATCACGGTTAATGATATTAAAGAACATTGTGCCTCAAAATTAACAGCCTATAAGGTGCCGGGTATCATTGAATTCAATGATAATGTTGATGTAAATGCTGCCGGTAAAAAAGTTAAGAAGTTATAG
- the nadE gene encoding NAD(+) synthase: MKEKFSRDIIKLKDIDKTINDICSKLKQDVHQVLKRRGGVIGVSGGIDSSVTLALATKAFGSENLLGVMLPEKDSSPDSKDFAQKLTSKFGVKVIEENISGALDGFKCYQRRDEAVKRVIPEFNPLTDKMKIVIPEELIRKNLPPVFHVTVIFSDGSQKSERLPMNEYLQIVAASNFKQRSRMSMLYYHAEALHYAVIGTPNKHEVEQGFFVKYGDGGADVMPIGNLFKTQVYEIARYLGVPQEIIDRTPTTDTYSAEQTQEEFFYQMPFEDMDLLWYGWENGYTASEVAPEMNLSEEAVIKIFKNFERKKKTTDYLRRPPIHDYPC; encoded by the coding sequence ATGAAAGAAAAATTCTCAAGAGATATAATTAAGCTTAAAGATATTGATAAAACAATCAATGATATTTGTTCTAAACTGAAGCAGGATGTTCATCAGGTATTAAAAAGAAGAGGTGGCGTGATTGGTGTTAGTGGTGGGATTGATTCTTCAGTAACTTTAGCTTTAGCGACTAAGGCTTTTGGATCTGAAAATTTATTGGGAGTGATGTTGCCTGAGAAAGACTCAAGTCCTGATAGCAAGGATTTTGCACAGAAACTGACTTCTAAATTCGGAGTAAAGGTAATTGAGGAAAATATCAGTGGTGCCTTGGATGGTTTTAAATGTTACCAAAGAAGGGATGAAGCTGTAAAAAGGGTTATTCCTGAGTTTAATCCATTAACGGATAAGATGAAGATTGTTATTCCTGAAGAATTGATCAGAAAAAATCTTCCACCTGTATTTCATGTTACTGTTATTTTTTCCGATGGCTCTCAAAAAAGTGAACGCCTGCCAATGAATGAATACTTACAGATAGTAGCTGCTTCAAACTTTAAGCAACGAAGCAGAATGTCGATGTTGTATTATCATGCCGAGGCATTGCATTATGCTGTTATAGGTACACCTAATAAACATGAGGTGGAACAAGGTTTCTTTGTGAAATATGGTGATGGTGGTGCGGATGTTATGCCGATAGGTAATCTTTTTAAAACTCAGGTTTATGAAATTGCCCGTTATTTAGGTGTTCCGCAGGAAATTATTGATCGTACTCCAACAACTGATACCTATTCTGCTGAGCAAACCCAGGAAGAATTCTTTTACCAAATGCCATTTGAAGATATGGATTTGTTATGGTATGGTTGGGAAAACGGATATACAGCATCAGAAGTGGCTCCTGAAATGAATCTATCAGAAGAAGCTGTAATAAAGATATTTAAGAATTTCGAGCGTAAGAAAAAGACAACTGATTATTTACGTCGTCCGCCTATACATGATTATCCATGTTAA
- a CDS encoding acyl carrier protein → MKDKIKEFIAETTFTDVNSFNDDTMIFDEGIFDSMGLLGLINFLESEFGIVTDDTELQEENFGSVERIADFVGRKMSLAS, encoded by the coding sequence ATGAAAGATAAGATTAAAGAATTTATTGCTGAGACTACATTTACGGATGTTAACTCGTTTAATGATGATACGATGATATTTGATGAAGGAATTTTCGATTCAATGGGATTGCTGGGATTGATTAATTTTCTGGAGTCAGAATTTGGAATAGTGACAGATGATACAGAGTTGCAAGAAGAGAATTTTGGAAGTGTAGAGCGGATTGCGGATTTTGTGGGACGTAAAATGTCTCTTGCCAGTTAA
- the asnB gene encoding asparagine synthase (glutamine-hydrolyzing) yields MCGIAGFINYTSNQDLNEYEILINRMLNRINHRGPDEMGLYLSDRCTMGNVRLSIVDLKSGQQPLSNEDGNLWIAYNGEVFNYIELREQLKQKGHQFKTNCDTEVVLHMYEEYGESCMKQLNGQFAFAIWDEKKEELFMARDRVGIRPLFYNLLEDSFVFASEIKSLFEYPGIDRSISLKGLKQTFTFWTTISPYTVFEGIHELPPGHTLLYSKGKTEIKRYWQLDFYQKKFHGSINDAVDEFEALFKDSVDLRLRADVPVAAYLSGGLDSSVTTSFIKQVQPDNLNTFSIGFQDGTFDESSYQKEVSDYFKTRHHFISTNDSDITDLLERAIWHSEAPLFRTSPIPMMKLSGLVRESDIKVVITGEGADENLGGYNIFKEAVVRQFWAKYPDSKYRSLLLKKLYPYIPQLRDASPSMLKLFFGYKLKETDSPVYSHLLRWKNGTNLSTHFSEGLKSVINEYDPVKEYSESIVERVSSYSTLEKAQYIESTVFMSGYLLSSQGDRVSMANSVEGRYPFLDHRIIEFCAALPDDFKLKGLNEKYLVKKMMQGRLPESIVKRPKQAYRAPVASAIMTHGKELIDKYLNPSSILESGLFNPNTVASLLIKLNKGGLITEVDNMALIGILSTQILYNQYIKNYQPLDETRLIKGVVRNSKL; encoded by the coding sequence ATGTGTGGAATTGCCGGATTTATAAATTATACTTCAAACCAAGACCTCAATGAGTATGAGATTTTAATAAATCGAATGCTCAACAGGATCAATCATCGTGGTCCGGATGAGATGGGGCTTTATCTGTCTGATCGATGTACGATGGGTAACGTACGTTTGAGTATTGTTGATTTAAAAAGTGGTCAGCAACCATTAAGCAACGAAGATGGCAATTTATGGATAGCCTATAATGGTGAGGTTTTTAATTATATTGAACTTCGGGAGCAACTTAAGCAAAAAGGGCATCAGTTTAAAACAAATTGCGATACTGAGGTTGTGCTTCATATGTATGAAGAATATGGAGAATCATGCATGAAGCAATTAAATGGGCAGTTTGCTTTTGCTATTTGGGATGAGAAGAAAGAAGAGTTATTTATGGCTCGTGACAGGGTGGGTATTCGTCCTTTGTTTTATAATCTTCTGGAAGATAGTTTTGTATTTGCATCAGAAATTAAATCACTATTTGAATATCCGGGTATTGATCGTTCAATATCATTAAAAGGATTAAAACAGACATTTACTTTCTGGACAACCATTTCTCCGTATACAGTTTTTGAAGGTATACATGAATTACCTCCTGGGCATACTCTTTTATATTCAAAAGGAAAAACAGAAATCAAAAGATACTGGCAATTAGATTTTTATCAGAAAAAATTTCATGGAAGTATAAATGATGCTGTGGATGAGTTTGAAGCTCTTTTTAAAGATTCAGTTGATTTACGCTTGAGAGCAGATGTTCCGGTAGCAGCTTATTTAAGCGGAGGATTGGATTCAAGTGTAACCACTTCCTTTATCAAGCAAGTACAGCCTGATAATCTTAATACATTCTCCATTGGATTTCAGGATGGTACATTTGATGAATCTTCCTATCAAAAAGAAGTATCGGATTATTTTAAAACCAGGCATCATTTTATCTCAACCAATGATTCAGATATAACTGATTTATTGGAAAGAGCCATATGGCATTCGGAAGCTCCATTATTCCGGACTTCCCCTATTCCAATGATGAAATTATCAGGTTTGGTTCGGGAAAGTGATATTAAGGTTGTTATTACAGGTGAAGGAGCAGATGAGAATTTGGGTGGATATAATATCTTTAAAGAAGCTGTTGTAAGGCAATTTTGGGCAAAGTATCCGGATTCTAAATACAGATCGTTACTCTTAAAAAAACTTTATCCATATATACCACAGTTACGAGATGCATCTCCTTCAATGCTTAAATTGTTCTTCGGTTATAAACTGAAGGAGACAGATTCACCTGTTTATTCTCATTTATTGAGATGGAAAAATGGTACAAACCTGAGTACTCATTTTTCGGAAGGTTTGAAAAGTGTTATCAATGAATATGATCCTGTAAAAGAGTATTCAGAAAGTATTGTGGAGAGAGTATCAAGTTATAGTACTTTGGAAAAAGCTCAGTATATTGAGTCAACAGTTTTCATGTCGGGATATTTGCTTTCTTCACAGGGCGACAGGGTATCAATGGCAAATTCTGTTGAAGGTCGGTATCCGTTCCTGGATCATCGGATAATTGAGTTTTGTGCTGCTTTACCGGATGATTTTAAATTGAAAGGTTTGAATGAGAAATACCTTGTAAAAAAGATGATGCAAGGCAGACTACCGGAATCAATTGTTAAAAGACCCAAACAGGCCTATCGTGCTCCTGTTGCAAGTGCAATAATGACACACGGAAAAGAATTAATAGATAAATATCTTAATCCGTCTTCTATACTGGAGTCAGGATTATTCAATCCGAATACTGTTGCATCTTTATTAATCAAACTTAATAAAGGTGGTTTGATTACTGAGGTTGATAACATGGCATTGATTGGTATTTTGTCGACTCAGATTTTATATAACCAATATATCAAAAACTATCAGCCCTTGGATGAAACCAGGTTAATCAAGGGAGTTGTACGTAATAGCAAACTTTAA